From Arcobacter arenosus, one genomic window encodes:
- a CDS encoding putative signal transducing protein, whose amino-acid sequence MFVELKTLYSEIEAQILVSLLKDRNIESIIDKDDAGGMHPHLQATEGVKVLVKKEDYDIAKSILEKTNDNLPSWRCKNCNEVHEGQFLVCWNCGESKY is encoded by the coding sequence ATGTTTGTTGAGTTAAAAACATTATATAGTGAAATTGAAGCACAGATTTTAGTTTCTTTGTTAAAAGATAGAAATATTGAATCTATAATTGATAAAGATGATGCAGGGGGAATGCATCCTCATCTGCAAGCAACTGAAGGTGTAAAAGTATTGGTGAAAAAAGAAGATTACGATATTGCTAAATCAATTTTAGAAAAAACAAATGATAATTTGCCTTCATGGAGATGTAAAAATTGTAATGAAGTACATGAAGGACAGTTTTTAGTATGTTGGAATTGTGGAGAAAGTAAGTATTAA
- a CDS encoding paraquat-inducible protein A, with the protein MTKNLISSFILTAVFISLLFLAFNSYKNAKIYENTYKQYAQEQTIKNSVEKNTQEMLNGLIGALLGQNPKVTKDEIPSKKLQLENLKEKPIEYVIIFATIITLSLLSFFVVSKKIFLTYLHSVTILSLVFGLISPIFMMYILLDYNFQNIVNIKDAILQFESLTIIESINKLIYVQEKYFVGIIILLFSVVFPFIKTLLSFVNVFINHVSIVNKTTKLLSALSKWSMTDVFVLSIFLVYLSSVNSGMSKIVTQIEVGFYFFFIYVILSIILSFFNKIKIQ; encoded by the coding sequence ATGACAAAAAATCTTATTTCAAGTTTTATTTTAACAGCTGTATTCATTTCTCTTTTATTTCTTGCTTTTAACTCATATAAAAATGCAAAAATCTATGAAAATACCTACAAACAATATGCACAAGAACAAACAATAAAAAATAGTGTAGAAAAAAACACACAAGAGATGTTAAATGGTTTGATAGGAGCACTTTTAGGACAAAATCCTAAAGTAACTAAAGATGAAATACCATCAAAAAAATTACAACTAGAAAACCTAAAAGAAAAACCAATAGAATATGTAATTATCTTTGCAACTATTATTACTCTATCACTTCTAAGTTTTTTTGTTGTTTCAAAAAAGATCTTTCTAACATACTTACATAGTGTCACAATTCTAAGTCTTGTATTTGGTCTTATAAGCCCTATTTTTATGATGTATATTTTACTTGATTATAATTTTCAAAATATTGTAAATATAAAAGATGCAATTTTACAGTTTGAATCCCTTACTATAATAGAATCTATAAACAAACTTATATATGTACAAGAAAAATATTTTGTAGGAATAATTATCTTACTTTTCTCTGTAGTTTTTCCATTTATTAAAACCCTACTTTCATTTGTAAATGTATTTATAAATCATGTTTCAATAGTAAATAAAACTACAAAACTACTTTCAGCTCTTAGTAAATGGTCTATGACTGATGTATTTGTTTTATCAATATTTTTGGTGTATCTATCATCAGTAAATAGTGGAATGTCAAAAATAGTAACCCAAATTGAAGTTGGATTTTATTTCTTTTTTATATATGTAATTCTTTCTATAATTCTTAGCTTTTTTAATAAGATTAAAATTCAATAA
- a CDS encoding AAA family ATPase: protein MTKIGTLIFFCGKMGAGKSTKSKEFALENNAVLISEDEWLSILYPQQISSFDDYIKYSALLRPLIKYHVQKILLTNTNVVLDFPANTIKQRAWLKSISKEINAQHQLIYLDISDEQCLKQIAKRRLEQPERSAFDTEEMFYHVTKYFESPLESEELEIKVIAEKI from the coding sequence ATGACAAAAATAGGAACTTTAATATTTTTTTGTGGAAAAATGGGGGCTGGAAAATCAACAAAATCAAAAGAGTTTGCTTTAGAAAATAATGCAGTTTTAATATCAGAAGATGAGTGGTTGTCAATTTTATATCCTCAACAAATCTCATCTTTTGATGATTATATAAAATATTCTGCTCTATTAAGACCGTTGATTAAATACCATGTTCAAAAAATTCTTTTAACTAATACAAATGTTGTTTTAGATTTTCCTGCTAATACTATAAAACAAAGAGCATGGCTTAAAAGTATTTCAAAAGAGATAAATGCTCAACACCAATTGATATATTTAGATATTAGTGATGAACAATGTTTAAAACAAATAGCAAAAAGACGACTTGAACAACCTGAACGTTCAGCTTTTGATACAGAAGAGATGTTTTATCATGTAACTAAGTACTTTGAATCACCTTTAGAAAGTGAAGAATTAGAGATTAAAGTAATAGCTGAGAAGATATGA
- a CDS encoding Txe/YoeB family addiction module toxin yields the protein MVEYKILYSKLALKDAKKLTSANLDKKAKELIEIIRKDPFQNPPPYEKLVGNLNGSYSRRINIQHRLVYEVKEDENKVRISRMWSHYGE from the coding sequence ATGGTAGAGTATAAAATACTTTACTCAAAACTAGCACTTAAAGATGCTAAAAAATTAACAAGTGCCAATTTAGATAAAAAAGCTAAAGAGCTTATTGAAATAATAAGAAAAGATCCCTTTCAAAACCCACCTCCTTATGAAAAATTGGTAGGCAATTTAAATGGCTCATACTCAAGAAGAATAAATATACAGCATAGACTGGTTTATGAAGTAAAAGAAGATGAAAATAAAGTAAGAATTTCTAGAATGTGGTCTCATTATGGAGAATAA
- a CDS encoding type II toxin-antitoxin system Phd/YefM family antitoxin, with protein sequence MTRIMSVSQVRKDIYNVMDETAQTHEPVLITGKRNNVVMLSQEDWNAIEETLYLNSIPNMASSIQESMSADDSEFSEDIEW encoded by the coding sequence ATGACAAGAATCATGTCAGTAAGTCAAGTTAGAAAAGATATTTACAATGTTATGGATGAAACAGCACAAACTCATGAGCCGGTACTTATTACTGGGAAAAGAAATAATGTAGTTATGTTATCACAAGAAGACTGGAATGCAATAGAAGAAACACTGTATTTAAATTCTATACCTAATATGGCATCTTCAATTCAAGAGTCAATGAGTGCAGATGACAGTGAGTTTAGTGAAGATATTGAATGGTAG
- a CDS encoding serine hydrolase domain-containing protein, which yields MLIKLILIISIFFCFEINAQDIDNKTFNKINTYIEDVQNKANIPAISIGVIKGDSLIYKKIYSKDKTITPDTLFYIGSLTKSFTALAIMQLVDDGKINLDDSIKKYLPWFKIKDMKSVDNITIRTLLNQTSGFSTYEGLKNFDDWDSSDFALEKTVRALENVSLETKPSTTFHYSNINYQILGLVIEKVTKLSYNQYMKENIFDKLDMKDSLASINNIDKANIAQGHRLWFGQAVESNFPFSRVLLPAGYIISNVEDMSKYLIAQLNEGSYKKEQKILPSILKQIQTPSATIFKDKIYYGFGWFIDTSDEVYLNHLGSTPGYTSAMIIYPKESLGVIVLTNATSFTLGSKDLNSIAGGIVDIIKNKEVKSNEIDIISISAYIFFIALIIIQLYFLYRLIKKFKTISTYKVIISIVLDVLIMILLFLIVPRLYDLTFSGFLMFVPDIGYLMLSSIIISFFGLIGKNIVLMKIYNKTLERNI from the coding sequence ATGTTAATAAAACTCATCTTAATTATCAGTATTTTCTTTTGTTTTGAAATAAATGCTCAAGATATTGATAATAAAACTTTTAATAAAATCAATACATATATTGAAGATGTACAAAACAAAGCAAATATTCCAGCAATATCAATAGGAGTAATCAAAGGGGATAGTTTAATCTATAAAAAAATTTATTCGAAAGATAAAACTATCACACCAGATACATTGTTTTATATTGGTTCTTTAACCAAATCATTTACTGCCTTAGCCATTATGCAATTAGTTGATGATGGAAAAATAAACTTAGACGACTCAATTAAAAAGTATCTTCCTTGGTTTAAAATAAAAGATATGAAAAGCGTAGATAATATAACTATACGAACACTACTAAACCAGACAAGTGGATTCTCTACTTATGAGGGATTGAAAAATTTTGATGATTGGGATAGTAGTGATTTTGCTTTAGAAAAAACTGTTCGAGCTTTAGAAAATGTCTCTCTTGAAACTAAGCCTTCAACTACTTTTCATTATTCAAATATAAACTATCAGATTTTAGGTTTAGTTATAGAAAAAGTAACAAAGCTTTCTTATAATCAATATATGAAAGAAAATATATTTGACAAACTTGATATGAAAGATAGTCTTGCATCAATAAACAATATAGATAAAGCAAATATAGCACAAGGGCATAGACTCTGGTTTGGACAAGCAGTAGAAAGTAATTTCCCTTTTAGTAGAGTATTACTTCCTGCTGGATATATAATCTCAAATGTAGAAGATATGAGTAAATATCTAATCGCACAGTTAAATGAGGGAAGCTATAAAAAAGAGCAAAAAATTTTACCTTCCATTCTCAAACAAATACAAACTCCAAGTGCTACGATATTCAAAGATAAAATCTATTATGGATTTGGATGGTTTATAGATACAAGTGACGAAGTTTATTTAAATCATTTAGGCTCTACTCCTGGATATACAAGTGCAATGATAATATACCCAAAAGAAAGCTTAGGCGTTATTGTACTTACAAATGCCACTTCATTCACACTTGGAAGTAAAGATTTAAATTCAATTGCTGGTGGAATTGTAGATATAATTAAAAATAAAGAAGTAAAAAGTAACGAAATAGATATAATCTCAATATCAGCATACATATTTTTTATTGCCTTGATAATTATTCAGTTGTATTTTCTATATCGTTTAATTAAAAAGTTTAAAACTATTTCAACATATAAAGTGATAATATCGATTGTACTAGATGTATTAATTATGATTTTATTGTTTTTAATTGTACCTAGGTTATATGATTTAACATTTAGTGGATTTTTGATGTTTGTGCCAGATATAGGGTATTTAATGTTGAGTTCAATTATTATATCATTCTTTGGACTAATAGGGAAAAACATAGTATTAATGAAAATATATAACAAAACTTTGGAAAGAAATATTTGA
- the radA gene encoding DNA repair protein RadA, whose amino-acid sequence MAKKKTSLFECQHCGEQSTKWLGKCPNCGSWDSFIELNQEQQEVLKQTAKVVNSTSKATPITQIKQDDVTRFSSNNDEFDLVLGGGIVPGSLTLIGGSPGVGKSTLLLKVAGSIAASGKKVLYVSGEESSGQIKLRANRLDANHEDLFLLSEIKLEEIQDELLRADYEVCIIDSIQTIYSSALTSAPGSVSQVREITFELMRKAKESDIAMFIIGHITKDGSIAGPRVLEHMVDTVLYFEGEASRELRMLRGFKNRFGSTSEIGIFEMTGEGLISAKDIASKFFDKSKAQSGSALSVVMEGSRALIIEVQALVTESTYPNPKRSATGFDANRLNMLLALLEKKIDLPLNHYDVFINISGGIKIKESSADLAVIAAIISSFRDRPISKESVFIGEVSLTGEIKDVYSVDMRLKEAQAQGIKKAVIAQKPNLKLDLKTFSVDEVPKMIELF is encoded by the coding sequence ATGGCTAAAAAGAAAACATCACTTTTTGAGTGTCAACATTGTGGAGAGCAAAGTACAAAATGGCTTGGTAAATGCCCAAACTGCGGAAGTTGGGACAGCTTTATAGAATTAAACCAAGAGCAACAAGAAGTACTAAAACAAACAGCAAAAGTAGTGAACTCAACTTCAAAAGCAACTCCAATAACACAAATAAAACAAGATGATGTTACAAGATTCTCATCAAACAATGATGAGTTTGATTTAGTTTTAGGTGGTGGAATTGTTCCAGGAAGTTTAACACTTATTGGAGGAAGCCCGGGTGTTGGTAAATCTACACTTCTACTAAAAGTTGCAGGAAGTATTGCCGCATCTGGAAAAAAAGTTTTATATGTATCAGGGGAAGAGAGTTCAGGACAAATAAAACTTAGAGCAAATAGACTTGACGCAAATCATGAAGATCTTTTTTTACTTTCAGAAATAAAACTTGAAGAGATTCAAGACGAGTTATTACGAGCTGATTATGAAGTTTGTATTATTGACTCTATTCAAACTATCTATTCTAGTGCTTTAACTTCTGCTCCAGGAAGTGTATCTCAAGTGAGAGAAATCACCTTTGAACTTATGAGAAAAGCAAAAGAGAGTGATATAGCTATGTTTATAATTGGTCATATCACAAAAGATGGTTCAATAGCAGGACCAAGGGTTTTAGAGCATATGGTTGATACAGTTTTATATTTTGAAGGGGAAGCAAGTAGAGAGCTTAGAATGCTTCGAGGGTTTAAAAATAGATTTGGTTCAACTTCTGAAATTGGAATTTTTGAGATGACGGGAGAGGGTTTGATAAGTGCAAAAGATATTGCCTCAAAATTCTTTGATAAAAGTAAAGCTCAAAGTGGTTCCGCTTTAAGTGTAGTTATGGAAGGAAGTCGTGCTTTGATTATAGAAGTTCAAGCACTTGTAACTGAATCAACTTACCCTAATCCAAAAAGATCTGCCACAGGTTTTGATGCAAATAGATTAAATATGCTTTTAGCCCTACTTGAAAAAAAGATTGATTTACCACTAAACCATTATGACGTTTTTATAAATATTTCAGGTGGTATAAAAATCAAAGAAAGCTCAGCAGACTTAGCTGTTATTGCTGCAATTATATCAAGCTTTAGGGATAGACCTATTTCAAAAGAGTCTGTATTTATTGGTGAAGTTTCATTAACAGGTGAGATTAAAGATGTATATTCTGTAGATATGAGATTAAAAGAAGCCCAAGCACAAGGTATAAAAAAAGCTGTTATTGCACAAAAACCAAATCTAAAACTTGACCTTAAAACTTTTAGTGTAGATGAAGTACCAAAAATGATTGAGCTATTCTAA
- a CDS encoding thioesterase family protein: MELEVGTTATIEYKVLEKDLAKNLEISADDNFPPVMATARMVALMECSAAKAMKPLLGDGKLSVGVEVNVKHLAPTLEGDIVISTATFVGMEGKLYKFEIEAKDSGGVIGACVHTRAIVTEERLMAGANKRIGK; the protein is encoded by the coding sequence ATGGAATTAGAAGTAGGTACAACGGCAACGATAGAATATAAGGTTTTAGAAAAAGATTTAGCAAAAAATTTAGAAATCTCTGCTGACGACAATTTCCCACCAGTTATGGCGACTGCTAGAATGGTAGCACTTATGGAATGTTCTGCGGCAAAAGCAATGAAACCACTTTTAGGAGATGGTAAATTATCTGTTGGGGTAGAAGTAAATGTAAAACATTTAGCACCTACACTTGAAGGTGATATTGTTATTTCAACTGCAACTTTTGTTGGTATGGAAGGGAAATTATATAAATTTGAAATTGAAGCAAAAGATTCAGGTGGAGTAATTGGAGCTTGTGTACATACAAGAGCTATTGTTACAGAAGAAAGATTAATGGCAGGGGCTAATAAAAGAATAGGAAAGTAG
- the ybeY gene encoding rRNA maturation RNase YbeY — MIELENNTDINIDIKKLEVIKNNLTSKDIELIFVENEQMRKINKEHRNIDKATDVLSFPLEFDLPNMPLGSIIISTDFISEKASEYNHSFEDEMKLLFIHGILHLLGFDHEVDNGEHRQKEEELIKKYNLPDSLIVRNS; from the coding sequence ATGATTGAACTTGAAAACAACACTGATATAAATATAGATATAAAAAAACTTGAAGTTATAAAAAATAATTTAACTTCTAAAGACATTGAACTGATATTTGTTGAGAATGAACAAATGAGAAAGATTAATAAAGAGCATAGAAATATAGATAAAGCAACTGACGTTTTATCTTTCCCTTTGGAGTTTGATTTACCAAATATGCCATTAGGTTCAATTATTATCTCAACAGATTTTATCAGTGAAAAAGCTAGTGAATATAATCATAGTTTTGAAGATGAGATGAAACTATTGTTTATTCATGGAATTTTACATCTACTTGGATTTGACCATGAAGTTGATAATGGTGAACATAGACAAAAAGAGGAAGAACTTATAAAAAAGTATAATCTTCCTGACAGTTTAATAGTTAGAAACTCTTAA
- a CDS encoding calcium/sodium antiporter gives MDILIFVVSMTALIYGADYIIEESEKIALHYNISPFVIGATLVALGTSLPEMAVSMSASLKGSGDIAVANVIGSTIFNIALVLGAVFIISKKINPDRDLFAKDSAWALFPILVFILMGIDGKLNIVDGILFLILMVAYLTFLISSNQVEEIENDLDKEKFAWFKTIGFLLVGFVLTIGGADFAIDSAGNIARDFGISEWIIGLFLVAFGTSLPELTISIKAALNNNADLAIGNIIGSNVANFTMVLGLSSIVNTLNVNLVANFFDITAAFILSLMLVFITANKLYNKSAGIVLLVVLGLVIQNSL, from the coding sequence ATGGATATTTTAATATTTGTAGTATCAATGACCGCACTAATTTATGGAGCTGATTATATAATTGAAGAGAGTGAAAAAATCGCACTTCATTATAATATTTCACCTTTTGTTATTGGAGCAACATTAGTTGCACTTGGAACATCGTTACCTGAAATGGCTGTTTCAATGTCAGCCTCTTTAAAAGGGAGTGGTGATATTGCAGTTGCAAATGTAATTGGTAGTACAATTTTTAATATTGCTTTGGTTTTAGGTGCAGTATTTATAATATCAAAGAAAATCAATCCAGATAGAGATCTTTTTGCCAAAGATTCTGCATGGGCTTTATTTCCTATTTTAGTATTTATTCTAATGGGAATTGATGGGAAACTAAATATAGTTGATGGAATTTTATTTTTAATTTTAATGGTTGCTTATTTAACCTTTCTTATTAGCTCAAATCAAGTTGAAGAGATTGAAAATGATTTAGATAAAGAGAAGTTTGCCTGGTTTAAAACAATTGGCTTTTTATTAGTTGGTTTTGTTCTAACAATTGGTGGAGCAGACTTTGCAATTGATAGTGCAGGAAATATTGCAAGAGATTTTGGTATTAGTGAATGGATAATTGGTTTATTCCTTGTTGCATTTGGAACATCTTTACCAGAACTTACTATTTCTATAAAAGCAGCACTAAACAACAATGCAGATTTAGCAATTGGAAATATCATAGGTTCAAATGTTGCAAACTTTACTATGGTTTTAGGACTTTCATCTATTGTAAATACATTAAATGTAAATTTAGTTGCAAACTTTTTTGATATAACAGCAGCATTTATTCTTTCACTAATGTTAGTATTTATAACTGCAAATAAGTTATATAATAAAAGTGCGGGAATTGTATTGTTAGTTGTTTTAGGATTAGTTATTCAAAATAGCCTATAG
- a CDS encoding Fur family transcriptional regulator, whose amino-acid sequence MFNSSILLKEYNLKVTPQRVAIVEELYKNGHMNIDDLYKNLLEKFPSISLATIYKNVNAMVEKIFLNEVKVPDAKTVYELVKEEHSHLVCSSCGKIEDIIIDTSVLNNTLSSVSNFKIDNTEVVFQGTCEKCQ is encoded by the coding sequence ATGTTTAATAGTTCGATTCTATTAAAAGAGTACAATTTAAAAGTTACTCCTCAAAGGGTAGCTATTGTAGAAGAATTGTATAAAAATGGACATATGAATATTGATGATCTTTATAAGAATCTTTTAGAAAAATTTCCTTCAATCTCTTTGGCAACTATATATAAAAATGTAAATGCAATGGTTGAAAAAATATTTTTAAATGAAGTTAAAGTTCCAGATGCTAAAACAGTTTATGAGTTAGTAAAAGAGGAACATTCTCATTTAGTTTGTTCATCATGTGGAAAAATTGAAGATATCATAATTGATACATCTGTTTTAAATAATACTTTATCTTCTGTATCAAATTTTAAAATTGACAATACAGAAGTTGTGTTCCAAGGAACATGTGAAAAATGTCAATAA
- a CDS encoding ferritin family protein has translation MRQYESYKCNKCGNIVEVQNVGGGKLTCCGEEMEMITEDLTQVNLMKAFAGESMARNKYEYFAKIAQKEGYRDIAEHFQRAANNEKMHAKLELKACNMLKTGKEFGDTVENLQIAIDGESYENVTMYPDFAKVAKDEGHSQISKMLDMIGKIEIEHENMYKELKRRLEAGEEYVSENEEEEWICEVCGHVHRGKKALKMCPVCKHPQEYQSRLNSKK, from the coding sequence ATGAGACAATATGAATCATATAAGTGTAACAAGTGTGGAAATATAGTAGAGGTTCAAAATGTTGGTGGAGGGAAACTAACATGTTGTGGCGAAGAGATGGAGATGATTACTGAAGATTTAACTCAAGTTAATCTTATGAAAGCATTTGCTGGTGAATCAATGGCTAGAAACAAATATGAATATTTTGCAAAAATAGCTCAAAAAGAAGGTTATAGAGATATAGCTGAACACTTCCAAAGAGCTGCCAACAATGAAAAAATGCATGCTAAATTAGAATTAAAAGCATGTAATATGTTAAAAACGGGGAAAGAGTTTGGTGATACAGTAGAAAATCTTCAAATTGCAATTGATGGTGAATCTTATGAAAATGTAACTATGTATCCAGATTTTGCAAAAGTTGCAAAAGATGAAGGTCATTCACAAATTTCAAAAATGCTTGATATGATTGGAAAAATTGAAATTGAGCATGAAAATATGTACAAAGAGTTAAAAAGAAGACTTGAAGCTGGAGAAGAATATGTTAGTGAAAATGAAGAGGAAGAATGGATTTGTGAAGTATGTGGTCATGTTCATAGAGGTAAAAAAGCTCTTAAAATGTGCCCTGTTTGTAAACATCCACAAGAATATCAATCAAGACTTAATAGTAAAAAATAA
- a CDS encoding endonuclease/exonuclease/phosphatase family protein, with the protein MQKLLLIIFLGISLYAKQFTVASYNVENLFDLTHDKSDYKEYIPNTKSNWNKKTFEIKLNNLIKVLNDLDADIIALQEIESKELMKLLLKKTPKYKYYSFDKYENSSVGIGFLSKIKIVSNNSLNIRFSKKTYRPILETTFEIKNIQFKIFNNHWPSKRVAESYRIKYAKNLFDRVNNLPRDYDYILLGDFNSNYNEFETIYKEPKLNNANGITGINQVLNTTIEKRFVSLNDMLERDERVHYNLWLDLDFNERFSNKYKGKNTTPDNIILSPALFDNKKISYLLDSFYVFKPEYLYKNKKILRWEIKNKTHKGDGFSDHLPIIAKFSTKKIERNPLKEYQNLEINKISQLYEKVKLQEKIELNDVIVIYKKGNNAIIKQKDDRAIYLYNNAKDLKEGFSYDLEVSKIKDYFGLKEIIEFKIKKYNGKYLDYESFYLSQEKIDIFNFKNQNEIIKNLKGYYKKGYLYLDKGKIRVYALKKENLPKENKNIVIPKAHLSYYKDQFQILLHEKID; encoded by the coding sequence TTGCAAAAACTATTGCTAATCATATTTCTTGGAATATCTCTTTATGCAAAACAATTTACAGTTGCCTCATACAATGTTGAAAACCTTTTTGATTTAACCCATGATAAAAGCGATTATAAAGAATATATTCCAAATACAAAATCAAATTGGAATAAAAAAACCTTTGAAATAAAATTAAATAACTTAATAAAAGTCCTAAATGATTTAGATGCAGATATTATTGCTTTACAAGAGATAGAATCTAAAGAATTAATGAAACTTCTTTTAAAAAAAACACCAAAATATAAATACTATTCTTTCGATAAATATGAAAATTCCTCAGTGGGAATTGGTTTTTTAAGTAAAATCAAAATTGTTTCAAATAATAGTTTAAACATAAGATTTTCAAAAAAAACTTATCGACCAATATTAGAAACAACATTTGAAATTAAAAATATTCAATTTAAAATATTTAATAACCATTGGCCCTCAAAAAGAGTTGCTGAAAGTTATAGAATAAAATATGCAAAAAACCTATTTGATAGGGTTAATAATCTCCCAAGAGATTATGATTATATTTTATTAGGGGATTTTAACTCAAATTATAATGAATTTGAAACTATTTATAAAGAGCCAAAACTAAATAATGCAAATGGAATTACAGGGATTAACCAAGTTCTAAATACAACTATAGAAAAAAGATTTGTAAGTTTAAATGATATGTTAGAAAGAGATGAGAGGGTTCATTATAATCTTTGGCTTGACTTAGATTTTAATGAAAGATTTTCAAATAAATATAAAGGAAAGAATACAACCCCTGATAATATAATTTTATCCCCTGCACTATTTGATAATAAAAAAATTTCCTACCTTTTAGATAGTTTTTATGTTTTCAAGCCTGAGTATTTATATAAAAATAAAAAAATCTTAAGATGGGAAATAAAAAACAAAACTCATAAAGGAGATGGTTTTTCAGACCATTTACCAATTATTGCAAAATTTTCCACAAAAAAAATAGAAAGAAACCCTTTAAAAGAGTACCAAAATTTAGAAATAAATAAAATCTCTCAACTTTATGAAAAAGTAAAACTACAAGAGAAAATTGAACTTAATGATGTAATTGTAATTTATAAAAAGGGAAATAATGCAATTATAAAACAAAAAGATGATAGAGCAATTTATCTTTATAACAATGCAAAAGATTTAAAAGAAGGTTTTTCTTATGATTTAGAAGTTTCAAAAATCAAAGATTATTTTGGATTAAAAGAGATAATTGAATTTAAAATTAAAAAATACAATGGGAAATACCTTGACTATGAATCTTTCTATTTAAGTCAAGAAAAGATTGATATTTTTAATTTTAAAAACCAAAATGAGATAATAAAAAACCTAAAAGGATATTATAAAAAAGGTTATTTATACCTGGATAAAGGTAAAATTAGAGTTTACGCATTAAAAAAAGAAAACTTACCAAAAGAGAATAAAAATATTGTTATACCAAAAGCACACCTATCATATTACAAAGACCAATTCCAAATATTGTTACATGAGAAAATAGACTAA